From Variimorphobacter saccharofermentans, one genomic window encodes:
- a CDS encoding NAD(+) synthase: MKHGFLKVAAATPVIRVGDCHYNANQMMQLIDSADKQNIKLIVFPELSVTGYTCGDLFLQDTLLRSAVESVHAIVEHSKGKELVVVVGFPYIAKGKLYNTAAVIQNGRVLGLVPKISIPNYTEFYEARHFTAGNETPFLINFLGEEVYFGSRILFRCSNIPDFVLGVEICEDLWIPQSPSIEHCIAGATVIANLSASDELTGKDEFRRELVKSQSARLVCGYIYADAGEGESTTDLVFAGHNLITENGTLLLESNTFENGMITTELDLGRLKSERRRMHTYLGRSKVTYQEVPFTLQNTGYELPILPLSRKIDSAPFVPSEKSARDKRCMDIINIQAMGLKTRLSHIGGSCAVIGISGGLDSTLALLVTNRAFDMLGLEKKGIIAVTMPCFGTTDRTYRNAILLAECLGVTVREIPIRDSVKQHFKDIGHDINNQDITYENSQARERTQVLMDVANQMNGIVIGTGDMSELALGWATYNGDHMSMYGVNASVPKTLVRYLVSYCADTTQNKELQRVLYDILDTPVSPELLPPKDGEIVQKTEDIVGPYELHDFFLYYILRFGYEPEKVYRLAKEAFKGSYNEATILKWLKTFYRRFFSQQFKRSCLPDGPKVGSVSVSPRGDLRMPSDASAALWMSELEKLEAK, encoded by the coding sequence ATGAAGCACGGATTTCTCAAGGTCGCAGCGGCAACGCCAGTTATCAGGGTCGGAGACTGCCATTATAACGCTAATCAGATGATGCAGTTAATCGATTCGGCAGATAAGCAAAATATTAAACTGATTGTTTTTCCCGAGCTGTCAGTAACAGGATATACCTGCGGGGATCTGTTTCTGCAGGATACCTTACTTCGATCAGCAGTGGAAAGTGTTCATGCAATTGTGGAACATTCAAAAGGGAAGGAACTGGTGGTTGTAGTTGGCTTCCCCTACATTGCGAAGGGTAAGCTTTATAATACAGCAGCTGTGATACAAAATGGAAGAGTATTGGGGCTGGTTCCCAAGATCAGTATTCCGAATTATACCGAATTCTATGAAGCTAGACATTTTACAGCTGGTAATGAGACTCCGTTTCTAATAAATTTCCTAGGAGAAGAAGTATATTTCGGTTCCCGAATTCTATTTCGATGCAGTAATATACCGGATTTTGTCCTCGGGGTCGAAATTTGCGAGGATCTATGGATCCCGCAATCACCCAGTATAGAGCACTGTATCGCTGGAGCCACAGTCATTGCTAATCTGTCAGCCAGTGATGAGCTTACTGGCAAGGATGAATTCCGCAGGGAGCTGGTGAAAAGCCAATCGGCCCGATTAGTATGCGGTTACATCTATGCGGATGCCGGAGAAGGAGAGTCCACCACGGACCTTGTCTTTGCCGGACACAATTTAATAACAGAGAATGGGACTCTGTTACTTGAATCGAATACCTTTGAAAATGGTATGATTACCACAGAATTAGATCTGGGAAGACTGAAGAGTGAGAGAAGAAGGATGCATACCTATCTGGGACGGAGCAAGGTGACATATCAGGAGGTTCCATTCACCTTACAGAATACGGGATATGAGCTGCCCATCTTACCACTAAGCAGAAAAATCGATAGTGCCCCTTTTGTACCTTCAGAGAAATCAGCCAGGGATAAACGTTGTATGGATATTATAAATATTCAGGCAATGGGCCTAAAGACCAGACTATCCCATATTGGGGGGTCCTGTGCTGTGATCGGGATATCAGGAGGACTGGATTCTACACTGGCCTTACTGGTAACAAATCGGGCTTTTGATATGCTCGGTCTCGAAAAGAAGGGAATTATAGCAGTTACCATGCCATGCTTTGGTACCACGGATAGAACGTATCGCAATGCGATTTTACTAGCCGAATGCCTGGGTGTCACTGTTAGGGAAATCCCAATTAGAGATTCGGTGAAGCAGCATTTTAAGGATATCGGTCATGATATAAATAATCAGGATATAACCTATGAAAATAGTCAGGCAAGGGAGAGAACCCAGGTTCTGATGGATGTGGCTAATCAAATGAATGGTATTGTAATCGGAACGGGAGATATGTCCGAGCTGGCACTGGGTTGGGCTACCTACAATGGGGATCATATGTCCATGTATGGAGTAAATGCATCGGTCCCGAAGACCTTAGTTCGTTATCTGGTCTCCTATTGTGCGGATACTACTCAGAACAAGGAGTTACAAAGAGTACTTTATGATATATTGGATACACCGGTGAGTCCAGAGCTGTTACCGCCTAAGGATGGTGAGATTGTTCAGAAGACGGAGGATATAGTCGGGCCATATGAGCTCCATGATTTCTTCCTTTATTATATTCTTCGCTTTGGATATGAGCCAGAAAAGGTATACCGCCTGGCTAAGGAGGCCTTTAAGGGAAGCTATAACGAAGCGACGATCTTAAAATGGCTGAAGACCTTTTATCGACGGTTCTTCTCTCAGCAGTTTAAACGATCCTGTTTACCGGATGGTCCTAAAGTAGGAAGCGTATCCGTATCACCTAGAGGTGACTTAAGAATGCCGAGTGATGCTTCAGCAGCATTGTGGATGAGTGAACTTGAAAAGCTGGAGGCAAAATAA
- a CDS encoding sensor histidine kinase has translation MENENKVKIYNRLFFKLYINYAVMLLVTALLIGLIFMKLYEDQTMNNTIHQLQVQAENIANATTKKYIKTGKSDNYLEYINTITEVNGWDIWTVSNPNASNPMSEAMNNSITFEEFLADDEYAEYVKILKDVFENETWSYAKGDDEIYQMPTITIGYPIYGIDREVVGAVLIKQMVEGQNEIISGSLKLIVISIVVSLAISFIIVIIFATELSMPISRMRLTALELAAGNYHSKTGINRDDEIGDLAKTVDILSEKLLENDIQRKNLDQMRLDFFANVSHELRTPITVIRAYTETLADGVVKEEDKITQYYERMLSECKSMERLVGDLLILSKMQNPDFAIEKEPVNLVQVMEDIIRSASAIAEKKNIKIDVEKNQPVIMILGDYDRLRQMFMVILDNAIKFSDENKTVHINLLKSDKILVSIKDEGIGIDKADIANIFEKFYKSNLRQNASGTGLGLAIAKQIALKHDGNIEVESTLGQGTIFTFEFPLFEMESNCN, from the coding sequence ATGGAGAATGAAAATAAGGTCAAGATATACAATCGCCTGTTCTTTAAACTGTATATTAATTACGCAGTAATGCTATTGGTTACGGCACTGTTGATTGGTCTGATCTTCATGAAGCTATATGAGGATCAGACGATGAATAATACAATTCATCAGTTGCAGGTTCAGGCAGAAAATATAGCAAATGCTACTACAAAAAAATACATCAAAACCGGTAAGTCGGACAATTATCTCGAGTATATCAATACGATTACCGAAGTAAATGGTTGGGATATCTGGACAGTATCGAATCCAAATGCATCGAATCCCATGAGTGAGGCCATGAATAATAGCATAACCTTTGAAGAATTTCTGGCTGATGACGAGTATGCAGAGTATGTGAAGATACTGAAGGATGTATTTGAGAATGAGACCTGGAGTTATGCCAAGGGTGATGATGAGATCTATCAAATGCCCACTATTACCATCGGATATCCAATTTACGGTATTGACCGAGAGGTAGTTGGTGCTGTTCTGATTAAGCAGATGGTGGAAGGGCAGAATGAAATAATTTCAGGTAGCTTGAAATTGATTGTCATCAGTATTGTAGTGTCCCTTGCTATATCTTTTATTATTGTAATCATATTTGCCACGGAGTTATCGATGCCTATTTCGCGGATGAGATTAACAGCGCTGGAATTAGCAGCGGGTAATTATCATAGTAAAACAGGAATCAACCGGGATGATGAAATCGGTGATCTGGCAAAAACCGTAGATATTCTTTCTGAGAAGCTTTTAGAAAATGATATTCAGCGTAAAAATCTGGATCAGATGCGCTTAGATTTTTTTGCAAATGTTTCCCATGAGCTAAGAACACCCATCACGGTAATCAGAGCATATACAGAAACTCTGGCGGATGGTGTGGTGAAGGAAGAGGATAAGATTACACAGTACTACGAACGAATGCTTTCTGAATGTAAATCCATGGAGAGACTAGTAGGAGACTTGTTAATTCTTTCAAAAATGCAGAATCCCGATTTTGCTATTGAGAAGGAACCGGTTAATCTGGTTCAGGTTATGGAGGATATTATTCGTAGCGCCAGTGCAATTGCAGAAAAGAAAAATATTAAAATTGACGTAGAAAAGAATCAACCAGTAATCATGATATTAGGTGATTATGATCGGCTTCGACAAATGTTTATGGTAATACTTGATAATGCCATAAAGTTCTCGGACGAGAATAAAACCGTTCACATAAATCTATTGAAGTCGGACAAAATATTAGTATCCATTAAAGATGAAGGTATCGGAATTGACAAAGCGGATATAGCAAATATATTTGAAAAATTTTATAAATCAAATTTACGCCAGAACGCTAGTGGAACCGGTCTTGGTTTAGCTATTGCAAAACAGATCGCTCTTAAGCATGATGGTAATATCGAGGTTGAATCTACATTGGGACAAGGAACGATCTTCACTTTTGAATTCCCGCTGTTCGAAATGGAGTCTAATTGTAACTAG
- a CDS encoding response regulator transcription factor, whose product MQHILIADDNRDITDILSTYSRMEGFEPVVAGDGEEAIKLFTQYNPEVVLLDVMMPKEDGYEVCRKIRSKSNVPVILITARGEDFDKIMGLDIGADDYIVKPFSPREVMARVRAVMRRITKSTKDTSSENVLVIGNLEINLEEYTLHIGGTKISLTKKEIETMWTLASNPNKVFTRDNLLDSLWGFDYYGDSRTVDSHIKRLRSKLDTMEHPEWSIKTIWGVGYKFEIEEK is encoded by the coding sequence ATGCAGCATATATTAATCGCTGACGATAATCGTGATATTACTGATATTTTATCTACTTACTCCAGAATGGAAGGCTTTGAACCGGTTGTTGCTGGTGACGGGGAAGAAGCGATCAAACTGTTTACTCAGTACAATCCTGAAGTGGTATTATTGGATGTTATGATGCCGAAGGAAGACGGATATGAGGTCTGCAGGAAAATCCGAAGCAAGTCAAATGTACCGGTTATTTTAATCACTGCCAGAGGAGAAGATTTTGACAAAATCATGGGTCTGGATATCGGCGCCGATGATTATATTGTAAAACCATTCAGCCCCAGAGAGGTTATGGCAAGAGTAAGAGCTGTAATGAGAAGGATTACGAAATCAACGAAGGATACTTCTTCAGAAAATGTTCTGGTTATTGGAAATCTGGAGATTAATTTGGAAGAGTATACCTTACATATAGGTGGAACTAAAATTTCACTTACCAAAAAAGAAATTGAAACCATGTGGACATTAGCCTCCAATCCCAATAAGGTATTTACCAGGGATAATCTGTTGGACAGCTTATGGGGCTTTGACTATTATGGCGATAGCAGGACCGTTGATTCACATATTAAACGCCTTCGTTCAAAGCTTGACACGATGGAACATCCTGAATGGAGCATTAAAACGATATGGGGTGTAGGCTATAAGTTCGAAATAGAAGAGAAGTAG